From one Streptomyces sp. R41 genomic stretch:
- a CDS encoding IclR family transcriptional regulator, producing MSAGETGGGAQVKSAVRTVELLEYFAGRPGMHSLAAVQEAVGYPKSSLYMLLRTLVELGWVETDATGTRYGIGVRALLVGTSYIDGDEVVAAARPTLDRLSDDTTETIHLARLDGTNVVYLATRQSQHYLRPFTRVGRRLPAHSTSLGKALLATHTDEQVRKMLPETLPALTEHTITDREKLIEELHQVREQGFAVDREENTLGLRCFGVAIPYRTPARDAISCSVPVARLTPAHEQMVKDALFDARDRLTLATRRL from the coding sequence ATGTCGGCAGGCGAGACAGGCGGCGGGGCGCAGGTCAAGTCCGCGGTGCGGACCGTGGAATTGCTCGAATACTTCGCCGGCCGGCCCGGAATGCACTCCCTGGCCGCGGTCCAGGAGGCCGTTGGTTATCCCAAGTCCAGCCTGTACATGCTGCTGCGTACGCTCGTGGAGCTCGGCTGGGTCGAGACGGACGCGACGGGCACGCGGTACGGCATCGGCGTACGCGCGCTGCTGGTCGGCACGTCGTACATCGACGGCGACGAGGTGGTCGCGGCGGCCCGGCCCACGCTGGACCGGCTCTCCGACGACACGACGGAGACGATCCACCTGGCGCGCCTGGACGGCACGAACGTGGTCTACCTGGCCACCCGCCAGTCCCAGCACTACCTGCGCCCCTTCACCCGGGTGGGCCGCCGTCTCCCCGCGCACTCCACCTCCCTCGGCAAGGCCCTGCTCGCCACCCACACCGACGAGCAGGTCCGCAAGATGCTCCCCGAGACCCTCCCCGCGCTCACCGAGCACACGATCACCGACCGGGAGAAGCTCATCGAGGAGCTGCACCAGGTGCGGGAGCAGGGCTTCGCGGTGGACCGCGAGGAGAACACGCTGGGGCTGCGCTGCTTCGGCGTGGCGATCCCGTACCGCACGCCCGCCCGCGACGCGATCAGCTGCTCGGTCCCGGTGGCCCGTCTCACCCCCGCGCACGAACAGATGGTCAAGGACGCGCTGTTCGACGCGCGCGACCGGCTCACGCTCGCGACGCGGAGGCTCTGA
- a CDS encoding GNAT family N-acetyltransferase: protein MDVVLREVHDSDLPVFFRQMNDPEALRMAAFTPQDPADWTAFDAHWRRIRSSSDVVVRTVLMDGDVLGSASVYGSPGEREVTYWIDRAYWGRGIATAALRALLEQVHERPLYARAAADNTASRRVLEKCGFRVTAQASGYANARGEEIPEVVLTLET from the coding sequence ATGGATGTCGTCCTCCGCGAGGTGCACGACAGCGACCTGCCGGTCTTCTTCCGCCAGATGAACGACCCGGAAGCGCTCCGCATGGCCGCGTTCACCCCGCAGGACCCCGCCGACTGGACCGCCTTCGACGCCCACTGGCGTCGTATCCGCTCCTCGTCCGACGTCGTCGTCCGTACGGTCCTGATGGACGGCGACGTCCTCGGCAGCGCGTCGGTGTACGGCTCGCCGGGCGAGCGGGAGGTCACGTACTGGATCGACCGCGCGTACTGGGGCCGCGGCATCGCGACAGCGGCGTTGCGAGCCCTCCTGGAGCAGGTCCACGAACGCCCGCTGTACGCCCGCGCCGCCGCGGACAACACCGCCTCCCGCCGGGTCCTGGAGAAGTGCGGCTTCCGCGTAACCGCCCAGGCCAGCGGCTACGCCAACGCCCGCGGCGAGGAGATACCCGAGGTCGTACTCACTCTGGAGACCTGA
- a CDS encoding sensor histidine kinase yields the protein MREFARFLFGRRARRRWIHLILGGALAMPYVLVGEVIVGPITDSRYVFNSLPLQLMSFAVGLPLAAITALFPLTRPMSVAGVRALCGVDGDRLADGPPHTWAARRRAVGWFTLHLGFGGVISGMSLAVPPFAAVLIVLPVVAGLRDSRLGLPEVLDHTWALALSPVAGAATLIALAACADALGNLLARWALALLGPTPEDRLAAAERRAADLAVRNRLARELHDSVGHALSVVTLQASAARRVLDTDPDFVREALAAIEDTTRRTVGELDAVLGVLREGGDRSTAPAPTLAADLDGLLHRTRAGGLRVTATVEVDPDTLHPLVSREAYRIVQEGLSNALKHAGARTPVTLRIAGVGDELEITTEDPSTATGVPRPGGGHGLRGIADRARLLGGTCEAGPTDGVWRLTVRLPLQRTEGSS from the coding sequence GTGAGGGAGTTCGCCCGGTTCCTGTTCGGACGGCGGGCGCGCCGGCGGTGGATCCATCTGATCCTCGGCGGCGCGCTCGCGATGCCGTACGTCCTCGTCGGTGAGGTCATCGTCGGACCAATCACCGACTCGCGTTACGTGTTCAACTCGCTCCCCCTGCAACTCATGTCCTTCGCCGTCGGGTTGCCGCTCGCTGCGATCACCGCGCTGTTCCCGCTGACCCGGCCGATGTCGGTGGCCGGGGTGCGCGCGCTGTGCGGGGTCGACGGCGATCGGCTCGCGGACGGGCCCCCGCACACCTGGGCGGCCCGTCGACGCGCCGTCGGCTGGTTCACGCTGCACCTCGGCTTCGGCGGGGTCATCAGCGGGATGTCGCTGGCCGTACCGCCCTTCGCGGCGGTTCTCATCGTGCTGCCGGTCGTCGCGGGGCTGCGGGACTCACGGCTCGGTCTGCCCGAAGTCCTCGACCACACCTGGGCGTTGGCGCTGTCGCCGGTCGCCGGTGCCGCGACGCTCATCGCGCTCGCGGCCTGCGCCGACGCCCTCGGAAACCTGCTGGCCCGCTGGGCGCTCGCGCTGCTCGGGCCCACGCCCGAGGACCGGCTCGCGGCGGCCGAACGCCGCGCCGCCGACCTCGCCGTACGCAACCGGCTCGCCCGGGAGCTGCACGACTCCGTCGGCCACGCCCTCAGCGTGGTCACCCTCCAGGCGAGCGCCGCCCGCCGTGTCCTCGACACCGACCCGGACTTCGTCCGCGAGGCCCTCGCCGCGATCGAGGACACCACACGGCGGACGGTGGGCGAACTGGACGCGGTACTGGGCGTGTTGCGGGAGGGCGGCGATCGCTCCACCGCTCCTGCCCCCACCCTCGCCGCCGACCTCGACGGCCTGCTGCACCGCACCCGCGCCGGCGGCCTCCGAGTGACCGCCACCGTCGAGGTGGACCCGGACACCCTGCACCCGCTCGTCTCCCGGGAGGCGTACCGCATCGTGCAGGAGGGCCTGAGCAACGCCCTCAAACACGCGGGCGCGCGAACACCGGTGACCCTGCGGATCGCGGGCGTCGGCGACGAACTGGAGATCACCACGGAGGACCCGAGCACCGCGACCGGCGTTCCCCGTCCGGGCGGCGGTC